In the Malania oleifera isolate guangnan ecotype guangnan chromosome 1, ASM2987363v1, whole genome shotgun sequence genome, one interval contains:
- the LOC131147262 gene encoding lanC-like protein GCL2, protein MLRFANRSLAGRKAPTEAHSERERGMSDRFFPNEMPDFVPQTELDETATEGTRDSLTKLLSLPYRTVSERFKRAALDLKDIVVRETWGLGGKRVQDFTLYTGALGTAYLCFKAYQATNSKNDLDTSSEILKACDSASRSSSRVTFISGRAGVCALGAVVAKHAGDERLLHHYLNLFKEIRLPEDLPDELLYGRAGFLWACSFLNKHIGNGTISSFRTRMIVDEIIENGRRLASKRRSPLMYEWHGKKYWGAAHGLTGIMHVLMDMELRADELEDVKGTLRYMMKNRFPSANYPSSEESQSDRLVHWCHGAPGVALTLVKAAEVFGREEFLQAALDAGEVVWNRGLLKRVGVCHGISGNTYVFLALHRLTGNEEFMYKAKAFACFLLDRAQKLISEGKMHGGDRPYSLFEGIGGMAYLFLDMIQPSQAGFPAYELVRMY, encoded by the exons ATGCTGCGTTTTGCTAACCGGAGCCTCGCCGGGCGGAAGGCACCGACAGAAGCTcatagcgagagagagagagggatgtcGGACCGTTTCTTCCCGAACGAAATGCCAGACTTCGTACCCCAAACGGAGTTAGATGAAACAGCCACCGAAGGAACCAGAGACTCGCTCACGAAGCTCCTCTCTCTTCCTTACAGAACAGTCTCGGAGAGGTTCAAAAGGGCTGCTTTGGACCTCAAAGACATA GTAGTGAGGGAGACATGGGGACTCGGTGGGAAACGCGTGCAGGACTTTACGCTCTACACTGGGGCTCTTGGGACCGCTTACTTGTGCTTCAAAGCCTATCAAGCTACCAACAGCAAGAATGATCTCGATACCTCCTCTGAGATTCTTAAGGCATGTGATTCTGCTTCTCGCAGTTCCAG CCGTGTGACTTTTATCAGTGGACGAGCTGGTGTTTGTGCTCTTGGTGCTGTCGTAGCAAAACATGCTGGTGATGAGCGGCTTCTTCATCATTACTTAAACCTGTTCAAAGAG ATCAGGCTTCCTGAGGATCTGCCAGATGAATTACTGTATGGGAGGGCAGGGTTCCTGTGGGCATGTTCATTTTTAAACAAGCATATTGGTAATGGCACTATATCTTCTTTTCGCACA AGAATGATTGTGGATGAAATTATAGAGAATGGTAGGCGATTGGCAAGCAAAAGAAGATCCCCCTTGATGTATGAATGGCATGGGAAGAAGTATTGGGGTGCTGCCCATGGACTGACAGGGATTATGCATGTTCTGATGGACATGGAACTAAGAGCAGATGAGCTGGAAGATGTTAAAGGTACACTCCGCTACATGATGAAAAATCGTTTCCCTAGTGCCAATTATCCTTCAAGTGAGGAAAGCCAGTCAGATCGTCTTGTGCATTGGTGTCATGGTGCTCCTGGTGTCGCTCTTACCCTAGTTAAAGCAGCTGAG GTTTTTGGACGTGAGGAGTTTTTGCAAGCAGCTTTGGATGCAGGGGAGGTGGTTTGGAACCGAGGTCTGCTTAAACGAGTTGGAGTTTGTCATGGCATCAGTGGGAACACTTACGTGTTTCTTGCGCTACACAGATTAACAGGTAATGAGGAGTTCATGTACAAGGCCAAAGCATTTGCTTGCTTTCTACTTGATAGAGCTCAAAAGCTTATCTCAGAGGGGAAAATGCATGGAGGTGATCGTCCTTATTCACTGTTTGAAGGCATTGGAGGAATGGCTTACCTCTTTCTGGATATGATCCAACCATCCCAGGCTGGGTTCCCTGCTTATGAACTTGTGCGTATGTATTAA
- the LOC131147263 gene encoding protochlorophyllide reductase, chloroplastic, whose protein sequence is MALQASSLLPSALSVHKEGKSSAAFRDSSLFGISLSDHLKADCRSAALRSKRELNQRRQLTGAVRAETMVTTPSISRATPEGKKTLRQGSVVITGASSGLGLATAKALAETGKWHVIMACRDFLKAERAVKSVGIAKENYTIMHLDLASLDSVRQFVDNFRRSGRPLDVLVCNAAVYLPTAKEPTFTAEGFELSVGTNHLGHFLLSRLLLDDLKKSDYPSKRLIIVGSITGNTNTLAGNVPPKANLGDLRGLAGGLNGLNSSAMVDGGDFDGAKAYKDSKVCNMLTMQEFHRRFHEETGIAFASLYPGCIATTGLFREHIPLFRLLFPPFQKYITKGYVSEEEAGKRLAQVVSEPSLTKSGVYWSWNKNSASFENQLSKEASDVEKARKVWEISEKLVGLA, encoded by the exons ATGGCTCTGCAGGCTTCTTCTTTGCTTCCATCTGCTCTCTCTGTGCACAAAGAG GGCAAGTCCAGTGCAGCTTTCAGGGACTCAAGTCTATTTGGAATTTCCCTCTCTGACCATCTCAAAGCTGACTGCAGATCTGCTGCATTGAGAAGCAAG AGGGAATTAAATCAAAGAAGGCAACTCACTGGAGCTGTGAGAGCTGAGACAATGGTTACAACTCCATCAATCAGCCGGGCTACACCAGAAGGGAAAAAGACTCTAAGACAGGGCAGTGTAGTGATCACGGGAGCATCGTCCGGACTGGGTCTGGCCACTGCTAAAGCTCTGGCTGAAACAGGTAAATGGCACGTAATTATGGCCTGCAGAGATTTCCTCAAGGCTGAACGTGCTGTTAAGTCGGTTGGCATTGCAAAGGAAAACTACACCATTATGCATCTAGACCTTGCCTCCCTTGACAGTGTCCGACAATTTGTGGATAACTTCAGACGATCAGGCAGGCCACTCGATGTCCTGGTCTGCAATGCTGCTGTCTACCTTCCTACTGCCAAGGAGCCTACATTCACTGCCGAAGGATTTGAACTTAGTGTGGGGACTAACCACCTTGGCCACTTTCTCCTTTCGCGGTTGCTGCTTGATGATTTGAAGAAATCTGATTACCCGTCAAAGCGACTCATTATAGTTGGTTCAATTACAG GGAACACAAACACCTTGGCTGGAAATGTACCTCCGAAGGCCAACCTTGGGGACTTGAGGGGACTTGCAGGGGGCTTAAATGGGCTAAACAGCTCAGCCATGGTTGACGGTGGAGACTTTGATGGCGCTAAGGCTTACAAGGACAGCAAGGTCTGCAACATGCTGACTATGCAGGAGTTCCACAGGCGTTTCCATGAGGAAACAGGGATCGCATTTGCTTCACTTTACCCAGGCTGCATTGCCACAACTGGCTTGTTTAGGGAACATATCCCCTTATTCAGGCTTCTCTTCCCTCCATTCCAGAAATACATTACCAAGGGCTATGTTTCTGAAGAAGAAGCTGGAAAAAGACTCGCACAG GTTGTGAGTGAACCAAGCTTGACAAAGTCTGGTGTGTACTGGAGCTGGAACAAGAACTCAGCTTCATTTGAGAACCAGTTGTCTAAAGAAGCCAGTGATGTAGAGAAGGCGCGGAAAGTGTGGGAAATCAGTGAGAAACTTGTTGGTTTGGCTTAA